A genomic stretch from Falco cherrug isolate bFalChe1 chromosome 1, bFalChe1.pri, whole genome shotgun sequence includes:
- the RAB36 gene encoding ras-related protein Rab-36, giving the protein MKSNLMHLVPPVSRDRIISQFPKWYTPEACLQFKEHFHAQVRTACQQSTGTVGLKISKVVMVGDLYVGKTSLINRFCKDNFDRDYKATIGVDFEIERFEIIGIPYNLQIWDTAGQEKFKCIASAYYRGAEVIITVFDLADIQTLDHTKQWLEDALKENEPDSSFIFLVGTKKDLVSDAVCERTELDAIRFANEMQAEYWSVSAKTGENVKEFFSRVAALAFEQSMIKELEKTAGHMTQIGAGDLIELEKKTMEISEGNAQVSLNCC; this is encoded by the exons ATGAAGTCCAACTTAATGCATTTGGTTCCGCCAGTGAGTAGGGACAGAATAATCTCTCAGTTTCCAAAG TGGTACACACCTGAGGCCTGTCTGCAGTTCAAAGAGCACTTTCATGCACAGGTCAGGACTGCTTGtcagcagagcactggaacagttGG GCTGAAAATATCCAAAGTGGTTATGGTAGGAGACCTGTATGTTGGGAAAACCAGCCTTATCAACAG attttgTAAAGATAATTTTGACCGAGACTACAAAGCAACCATTGGAGTGGATTTTGAAATTGAACGTTTTGAAATAATCGGAATACCATATAATCTCCAGAT ATGGGACACAGCAGGTCAGGAAAAGTTCAAGTGCATTGCATCTGCTTACTACCGAGGAGCAGAGG TTATAATAACAGTGTTTGATCTGGCTGATATCCAGACTTTGGATCACACCAA acagTGGCTAGAAGATGCACTGAAGGAGAATGAGCCAGATTCCAGCTTCATCTTTCTAGTtggaacaaaaaaagatttggtG TCAGATGCTGTGTGTGAAAGGACAGAGCTAGATGCCATCCGCTTTGCAAATGAGATGCAGGCAGAATACTGGTCGGTTTCAGCCAAAACAG GGGAAAATGTCAAAGAGTTCTTCTCCCGAGTTGCTGCCTTGGCCTTTGAACAGTCCATGATAAAGGAGCTGGAGAAAACTGCTGGGCACATGACCCAGATTGGGGCAGGGGACCTCATCG aactggaaaagaaaacgATGGAAATCTCAGAAGGCAATGCTCAAGTCAGCCTGAACTGCTGCTAA